The Puntigrus tetrazona isolate hp1 chromosome 4, ASM1883169v1, whole genome shotgun sequence genome includes a window with the following:
- the gys2 gene encoding glycogen [starch] synthase, liver — protein MRLSRSLSVTSLSGLPLWEEESLPVQDLLLFEVSWEVTNKVGGIYTVIQTKAKITVDEWGENYIMMGPYYEHNFKTQVEKCEPPNQAIKAAMDSLINNGCQVHFGRWLIEGSPYVILFDIGAAAWNLDRWKGDLWSACSIGLPFHDREANDSLIFGSLVAWFFKELTDQLQDTLNVIAHFHEWQAGTGLVLSRSRKIPLATIFTTHATLLGRYLCAGNADFYNNLDKFNIDQEAGERQIYHRYCLERAAVHCAHVFTTVSQITAVEANHMLHRQTDVVTPNGLNVRKFSAMHEFQNLHSMSKAKIQEFVRGHFYGHLDFNLEKTLFFFIAGRYEFSNKGADLFLESLSRLNYLLRVHKSDVTVVVFFIMPAKTNNFNVESLKGQAVRKQLWDTAQSVKEKFGKRLYESLLRGEIPDMSKILERDDFTIMKRAIYATQRHSLPPVTTHNMLDDSTDPILSNIRRIGLFNGRNDRVKIVFHPEFLSSTSPLLPMDYEEFVRGCHLGVFPSYYEPWGYTPGECTVMGIPSVTTNLSGFGCFMEEHVSDPSEYGIYIVDRRFRSADESCNQLTQFMFSFCQQSRRQRIIQRNRTERLSDLLDWRYLGRFYMHARHLALSRSFPGKFKTDHLNIASTQGFRYPRPASVPPSPSASLHSTPHHSDEEDDDTYDEEEEAERDRQNIKAPFTLGAEPEGKSKQPLENGN, from the exons ATGCGACTATCCAGATCTTTGTCAGTAACGTCATTAAGTGGACTTCCGTTATGGGAAGAGGAAAGTCTACCTGTGCAAGACCTCTTGCTTTTCGAGGTCTCGTGGGAAGTTACTAATAAgg TTGGGGGTATATACACTGTCATTCAGACTAAAGCGAAGATCACCGTGGACGAATGGGGAGAGAACTACATCATGATGGGACCCTACTACGAACACAACTTCAAGACCCAGGTGGAGAAATGTGAACCTCCAAATCAAGCCATCAAAGCTGCCATGGACTCCTTGATTAACAACGGATGCCAG GTGCACTTTGGCCGCTGGCTGATTGAGGGCAGTCCGTACGTCATCCTCTTTGACATCGGGGCTGCTGCCTGGAACCTGGACCGCTGGAAGGGGGATCTGTGGAGCGCGTGCAGCATCGGGCTGCCCTTTCACGACAGGGAGGCCAACGACTCGCTCATCTTCGGTTCGCTTGTGGCCTGGTTCTTCAAGGAG TTAACAGACCAGCTGCAGGACACTCTCAACGTAATTGCTCATTTCCACGAGTGGCAGGCCGGGACAGGACTTGTGCTGAGCCGCTCCCGAAAGATTCCCTTAGCAACCATTTTCACCACACACGCCACCCTCCTGGGCCGGTACTTGTGCGCCGGCAATGCAGACTTCTACAACAACCTGGACAAG tttaacATTGACCAAGAGGCAGGGGAGAGACAGATCTACCATCGGTATTGTTTGGAGAGAGCAGCCGTACACTGCGCACATGTATTCACCACCGTGTCCCAGATCACAGCCGTGGAGGCCAATCATATGCTCCATAGACAAACCG ATGTGGTCACCCCAAATGGTCTGAATGTGAGGAAGTTCTCAGCCATGCACGAGTTCCAGAACCTGCACTCCATGAGCAAAGCCAAGATCCAGGAGTTCGTTAGGGGTCACTTCTACGG CCACCTGGACTTCAATCTGGAAAAGACCTTATTCTTTTTCATCGCTGGACGATACGAGTTTTCTAACAAAGGAGCAGATCTGTTCCTCGAGTCTCTGTCCAGATTAAACTACTTGCTAAGG gTTCACAAGAGTGACGTTACAGTGGTAGTGTTTTTCATCATGCCTGCCAAAACCAACAACTTCAACGTAGAGTCTCTCAAAGGACAGGCTGTCCGCAAGCAGCTATG ggACACCGCTCAGTCAGTGAAGGAGAAGTTTGGAAAAAGGCTTTACGAGAGCTTGTTAAG GGGCGAGATCCCGGACATGAGCAAGATCCTGGAGAGAGATGACTTCACAATCATGAAGAGGGCCATTTATGCAACGCAG AGACACTCTCTTCCTCCAGTAACAACTCACAACATGCTGGATGACTCCACAGACCCCATCCTGAGCAACATCCGCCGCATCGGCCTTTTCAACGGACGCAATGACCGAGTGAAG ATCGTGTTCCATCCGGAGTTCCTGTCCTCCACCAGCCCCTTGCTGCCCATGGACTATGAGGAGTTTGTGCGTGGCTGCCATCTGGGAGTGTTTCCATCTTACTATGAACCATGGGGCTACACTCCAG GAGAGTGTACCGTCATGGGCATCCCCAGCGTGACCACCAATCTGTCTGGGTTTGGCTGTTTCATGGAGGAACATGTATCTGACCCCTCTGAATATG GCATCTACATTGTGGACCGGCGCTTCCGTTCTGCGGACGAGTCGTGTAACCAGCTGACTCAGTTCATGTTTTCGTTTTGCCAGCAGTCGCGTAGACAGCGAATAATCCAGCGCAACCGCACGGAAAGACTCTCTGACCTGCTGGACTGGAGATACCTCGGACGG TTCTACATGCACGCCCGACATCTGGCCCTCAGCAGATCCTTCCCTGGTAAATTCAAAACGGACCACCTTAACATCGCATCG